A single window of Rhodamnia argentea isolate NSW1041297 chromosome 5, ASM2092103v1, whole genome shotgun sequence DNA harbors:
- the LOC115746656 gene encoding serine carboxypeptidase-like 18 produces MARNMAMLNSRSQGTEKKWVCILLVLVSASAASSQYIVETLPGFPGKLPFKLETGYISVGDVEFFYYFVQSTGNPGADPILLYMNGGPGCSGLNGFLFQLGPLRFNITDYTGGLPSLIYEPDAWTKTANIIFIDAPVGAGFSYATTASAYASTDTLNTEQMQTFLRNWLAEHPSFQTNPVFVGSDSYAGMYTPMVATALLQGNEAGLKPYVHIKGMILSCPHTFTDLETNSKIPFAHRLALISDSLYEALEENCGGDFVDSTNANCTENLAAYDELIELISKQNVLEPDCAFLSPKSKEAFKSAISNQEKHRRSIQEFTKDYLVSLPRPRDLWCKNFDYLLVDIWGNYPSVQDALHVRQGTVSEFFRCNISISYTVDINNVLDYHKNLTSLGMQVLVFSGDHDMVIPHNGIEEWIKWLDLTVDIDWRPWFVDGQVAGYTRKYIDSGYRLTYATLKGSGHSPPEYKRRECYEMFHRWIHYYPL; encoded by the exons atggctaGGAACATGGCAATGTTGAATTCAAGAAGCCAAGGTACGGAGAAGAAATGGGTGTGCATTCTGCTGGTGCTGGTGTCTGCCTCAGCTGCTTCATCTCAGTACATTGTGGAGACACTTCCTGGGTTTCCCGGAAAACTTCCTTTTAAGCTGGAGACCGG GTACATAAGTGTTGGCGATGTCGAGTTCTTCTACTACTTTGTGCAGTCTACTGGAAATCCTGGAGCTGACCCTATTCTGCTTTACATGAATGGAGGTCCCGGGTGTTCGGGTTTGAACGGCTTCTTGTTCCAGCTGG GTCCGCTTAGATTCAACATTACTGATTATACTGGGGGTTTGCCGTCATTAATCTACGAGCCAGATGCGTGGACTAAG ACGGCCAACATTATATTCATAGATGCACCAGTCGGAGCGGGTTTCTCCTATGCGACGACGGCATCAGCATACGCTTCGACAGACACATTGAACACTGAACAGATGCAGACCTTCTTAAGAAAT TGGTTGGCGGAACATCCAAGTTTTCAAACCAATCCGGTATTTGTTGGTAGCGATTCCTATGCCGGCATGTATACTCCCATGGTTGCCACAGCGCTTCTACAAG GGAATGAAGCTGGACTAAAACCATATGTCCACATTAAG GGAATGATCCTATCATGTCCCCACACGTTCACCGATCTCGAAACAAACTCAAAAATTCCATTTGCTCATAGGTTGGCCCTCATTTCAGATTCGCTTTATGAG GCTTTAGAAGAAAATTGTGGCGGCGATTTTGTGGATTCAACAAACGCGAACTGCACAGAGAATCTGGCAGCATACGACGAG CTAATTGAATTGATCAGCAAACAAAATGTTCTTGAGCCTGATTGTGCCTTCCTTTCACCAAAATCAAAAGAGGCTTTCAAATCAGCAATATCAAACCAAGAGAAGCACAGAAGGTCCATCCAAGAGTTCACCAAGGATTATCTTGTATCGCTACCGAGACCTCGCGATCTTTGGtgcaag AATTTCGACTATCTACTTGTCGATATATGGGGTAATTATCCAAGCGTACAAGATGCTCTTCATGTTCGACAA GGAACTGTCAGCGAATTTTTCAGGTGTAATATCTCCATATCCTACACTGTAGATATCAACAATGTGCTTGATTATCATAAGAATCTCACCAGTCTGGGCATGCAAGTTCTAGTTTTCAG TGGTGATCATGACATGGTTATTCCGCATAACGGTATCGAAGAGTGGATAAAGTGGCTTGATTTGACAGTGGATATTGATTGGCGACCATGGTTTGTAGATGGCCAAGTTGCGGG GTACACGAGGAAGTATATAGACAGCGGATATCGACTGACTTATGCAACATTAAAG GGATCTGGTCACTCGCCTCCAGAGTACAAACGCAGAGAATGTTACGAGATGTTTCACAGATGGATTCATTACTATCCTCTGTAG
- the LOC115746659 gene encoding general transcription and DNA repair factor IIH subunit TFB4 — MASAPSKLYADDVSLLVVLLDTNPFFWSASSLPFSKFISHVISFLNSILLLNQLNQIVVIATGHNCCDYVYDSSSLANRSSGTGKLPAPSADLLEKLEEFVIRDEKLLKREPEGPIVSSLLSGSLSMALCYIQRVFRSGPLHPHPRILCLHGSQDGPEQYVAIMNAIFSAQRSMVPIDSCFIGAQNSAFLQQASYITGGVYLKPQLLDGTFQYLSTVFATDLHSRGFLQLPKSVGVDFRASCFCHKKTIDMGYICSVCLSIFCKHHKKCSTCGSVFGQPQSDAASEPSKKRKTGDA; from the exons ATGGCGTCCGCTCCTTCGAAGCTCTATGCAG ACGACGTCAGCCTCCTCGTGGTGTTGCTGGACACGAACCCCTTCTTCTGGAGCGCTTCTTCTCTCCCGTTCTCCAAGTTCATCTCTCAC GTGATTTCGTTCCTGAATTCGATTCTGCTGCTCAACCAGCTGAATCAAATCGTGGTGATAGCTACGGGACACAACTGCTGCGACTACGTTTATGATTCTTCCTCTCTGGCGAACCGGTCGTCGGGGACGGGGAAATTGCCGGCTCCGTCCGCTGATCTTTTGGAGAAGTTGGAGGAATTTGTGATTCGGGATGAGAAGTTGTTGAAACGAGAGCCTGAAGGCCCTATAGTGTCTTCGCTGTTGTCCGGGTCGCTCTCGATGGCGCTTTGCT ACATTCAGAGGGTTTTTCGTTCAGGACCGCTACATCCGCATCCTCGA ATTTTATGCTTGCATGGATCTCAGGATGGGCCTGAACA ATATGTTGCCATCATGAATGCAATTTTCTCTGCTCAGCGTTCGATG GTCCCCATAGATTCCTGTTTCATTGGAGCTCAAAATTCTGCCTTTCTCCAGCag GCTTCCTATATTACCGGTGGCGTATATCTGAAGCCACAACTATTGGATGGAACATTTCAGTATCTATCG ACAGTTTTTGCCACTGATTTGCATTCTCGTGGGTTCTTGCAATTGCCTAAGTCAGTTGGTGTTGATTTTCGCGCATC GTGCTTTTGCCATAAAAAAACTATTGACATGGGCTACATCTGTTCTGTATGTTTGTCTATATTCTGTAAGCACCACAAGAAATGTTCAACCTGTGG ATCTGTTTTTGGTCAGCCCCAATCAGATGCAGCCTCAGAACctagcaagaaaagaaagaccgGAGATGCATAA